One Solanum pennellii chromosome 9, SPENNV200 DNA segment encodes these proteins:
- the LOC107029860 gene encoding ubiquitin-conjugating enzyme E2 5A-like, translating to MASKRIQKELKDLKKDPPASCSARPVGQDMFHWQATIMGPSDSPFSGGVFLASIHFPPDYPFKPPKVSFKTKVFHPNINNNGSICLDILKEQWSPALTVSKVLLSICSLLTDPNPDDPLVPEIAHMYKTDRPKYESTARSWT from the coding sequence ATGGCTTCAAAGAGGATTCAGAAGGAATTGAAGGACTTGAAGAAAGACCCCCCTGCTTCCTGCAGTGCAAGACCTGTAGGTCAGGATATGTTCCATTGGCAAGCTACCATAATGGGTCCATCTGACAGTCCGTTTTCTGGGGGTGTTTTCCTTGCATCTATCCATTTCCCTCCAGATTATCCATTCAAGCCTCCAAAGGTCTCTTTCAAAACCAAGGTTTTCCACCCAAACATCAACAATAATGGTAGTATTTGTCTTGATATCCTAAAGGAACAATGGAGCCCTGCTCTTACTGTATCCAAGGTGCTGCTTTCTATTTGCTCTTTGCTTACTGATCCCAATCCAGATGATCCTTTAGTGCCAGAGATTGCTCACATGTACAAGACAGATAGACCGAAGTATGAGAGTACTGCCAGATCATGGACCTAG
- the LOC114074012 gene encoding serine--tRNA ligase-like encodes MESKIEDAAEKKQLIEKKRHKIPVSNDEANNVIVRTWGDKRTEKGLKSHVDLIKTLGIADITKGANVAGGRGYYLKGAGVRLNQALIKFALDFLENRGYTPLQTAFFMRKDIMAKCAQLAQFDEELYKVSGDGDDTYLIATAEQPLCAYHLNDWIHPSQLPLRY; translated from the exons ATGGAGTCAAAAATTGAAGACGCTGCAGAGAAGAAGCaattaattgagaaaaaaagacACAAAA TCCCAGTTAGTAATGATGAG gCAAATAATGTTATAGTTCGGACCTGGGGAGATAAGCGGACTGAGAAGGGTCTTAAAAGTCATGTTGATCTCATCAAAACGCTTGGAATTGCAGATATAACAAAGG GTGCAAATGTGGCTGGAGGAAGAGGTTACTATCTGAAAGGAGCTGGTGTACGTCTTAATCAAGCGTTGATTAAGTTTGCTCTTGATTTCTTGGAGAATAGGGGATATACTCCATTGCAAACTGCCTTCTTCATGAGGAAAGATATTATGGCAAAGTGTGCTCAATTAgctcaatttgatgaagaacttTACAAG GTTAGTGGTGACGGAGATGATACATATCTTATTGCCACTGCTGAACAACCTCTGTGTGCCTATCATTTGAATGATTGGATTCATCCTTCCCAACTTCCGTTAAGGTATTAA
- the LOC114078635 gene encoding uncharacterized protein LOC114078635 has translation MSDMQKGLEMAVEVLLPNAERRMCARHIWTNGQKRWRGEERRKAFWRCPKASFEVKLRDEFEYMGKFGHKIYEALLGYNKEYWCRALFSERSKCDVVKNNMSETFNSWIVDPRHKSVISMLEDIRHKMMDRHGDMIKFADTWISDISPMARLILEENKEIGTALRVNWNHDIGFEIQEGEYRHIIDMTRKTCSCRLWQLRGIPCQHAVCALYHIGQEQEDYVEHWYKKDTL, from the exons ATGTCTGACATGCAAAAG GGTCTTGAGATGGCAGTGGAAGTCTTACTTCCTAATGCTGAAAGAAGAATGTGTGCAAGACATATTTGGACAAACGGGCAAAAAAGATGGAGAGGTGAGGAAAGGAGAAAAGCATTTTGGAGGTGCCCCAAAGCTAGTTTTGAGGTTAAATTAAGAGATGAATTTGAATATATGGGGAAATTTGGTCATAAAATATATGAGGCATTGCTTGGATATAACAAAGAATATTGGTGTAGAGCTTTATTTAGTGAAAGATCAAAGTGTGATGTGGTGAAAAATAATATGTCTGAAACATTTAACTCATGGATTGTTGATCCTAGACACAAATCTGTGATTAGTATGCTTGAAGATATTAGGCATAAAATGATGGATAGGCATGGAGATATGATTAAGTTTGCAGATACTTGGATCAGTGACATTTCACCTATGGCAAGACTGATTTTAGAAGAAAACAAAGAGATTGGCACGGCACTAAGGGTGAATTGGAATCATGACATTGGATTTGAAATCCAAGAAGGAGAGTATAGACACATAATTGACATGACTAGAAAGACATGTAGCTGTAGGTTGTGGCAGTTGAGGGGCATACCTTGCCAACATGCAGTTTGTGCCTTATATCATATTGGGCAAGAACAAGAAGATTATGTGGAACATTGGTACAAAAAAGATACATTGTAA